The Epilithonimonas zeae genome contains the following window.
GCACGAAACAGTTAAGGTTAAAATTCCTAATAATGTTGCTATTTTTTTCATAAAATTCTTATTTTCATTTGGCTTTTAGCCGAAACTTATTATAAATTTTGGCTAAAGCCTTTTTCCTTGTCTTGTATTAAACGGGCTAAAGCCCGTTCCTATTGATTTTCCAATTAATCTTATCACGATTTTTTGAATACGAATCACTCGCAGCCCGGCTTGAACGGAAATCCTTTTTTTGCGGCTGGAAAAACTTTGGCAAAAAAGATTAGGAGTGGAAGACGGAAAAGCTGCCCAAATTTTTATTATATCATTAATCTTTCGCTTTTCTTCTTTCTTTAAGGTCGTGCTCGATTTCGATTTCTTTCTTCTTATTGATTTCGTAGAACATCAGCAATCCGCACGCTAAAAAGAATGGGATTGACGGGAATACGCTGACCAGCATTTTGGCACCTGTGGAAACGGTTTCCGGCTGTATCACGTTGACTGTACCTTCTGAGGAAATGTAACCATATTTTCCGATAATTAATGCAACTAATGAACTTCCAATGCTTAAACCAACTTTCAAACCGACCATCATTGCCGAGAAAATAATTGCTGTCGCACGTCTGTTGTTCTTCCATTCTGAATAATCGGCAACGTCGGCAATCATCGCCCAAAGTAATGGTGTTCCGGTTCCGTAGAAGAAACCGTGTAAAATCTGGGATAAAAACATCAATCCGACTGATTTTGGCGGATAAAAGATAAATGCTAAAACGAATAGTGTTGAAATAAAAAGTGAAGCGATGAATGCATCTCTTTTGCCATATTTATCTGCAAACTTTTTCGAGAAAGTGATTCCAACAATCATCATAATGATTCCACCTGCATTGAATAACCCGAAACCTGCTGAACGAGGGTCTTCTCCGAAGAAATTCATCCCAATGGAATTGAAGAAATTGGTAATCGGTGATATAAATTGCTGAAGCGAAGTTTCATCTACATAATTGTTAAAATAATACACATACGAACCGCCTTTCATTGCCAATGTAATGAAAATCAACGCAGTAACCGTTAACATAATAATCCACGGCTTGTTTTTCTTTAAATCTTTTAAATCAGCTCCTAAAGTAGATTCCTGCTCCGGTTTTGGAATCACTCTTTCTTTAGTTGTGAGAAAAGTGATGAGCAACATTACCGTTCCGATAATTGCAAGCCAGGTCATTACCACCTCGATTCCGGCTGCTTTGTCACCGTGTCCCGCAGACAAAATAATCGGCAACATAAATACCTGAACAAAAAACTGCGCAAACATAACGGCAACAAAACGATAGGAAGAAATACTGTTTCTTTCGCTCATATCACCTGTAATTACGCCACTTAGAGCTGCGTAAGGTAAATTATTGGCTGCATAAAGCAATAATAAAACAGAGTAAGTAACTGCTGCATAAATCATTTTTCCTTTATAAGAAAAATCGGGTGTGCTGAACGCAAAAAGTGCCGCAGCACCCAACGGAATTGCCGTTAATAAAATCCAAGGACGGAATTTCCCCCATTTTGTGCGGGTTCTGTCTGCCAAAGCTCCAACCATCGGATTAAAAACAAAACCAGCCAATAAACCGACCGTAAGTGTAATGATGGATGCATCTTCCGGTTTTAATCCGTAAATATCTGTATAAAAATAGGCTAAATACGTTACCAAAGTCTGGAAAACCAGATTGGCGGCTAAATCGCCTAAACTGTAGCCGATTTTTTCAACGACAGATATTTTTTGAGATGAGTTGTTCATTTTAATAATTTATAATTGATAAATGATAATTGATTATTCTGTAGTAAATGGTGAAGCGGGGAGTCCGGTTTTATTTTTCAGATTTCCGTCTGGATTGTCTGCCCAGTCGTATCTTACTGAAACTGGATTTGAAATAGTCTCGTTCCAGACAATAATTTTATTGCCTTCCATTTTTGCTTTTGCCCATTCGTATTTTCCGTCTTTTCCTTTGATGGCGAAGCCTTTCAGTTCTGAAACCGGTGCAAAATCATCAGTTCCATTTTTAAAGGAAAGAATAATTTTATTTCCTTCCACTTTCATCGACTGATAAATCGGTCCGTCTGCGATGATATTTTTCTTATCGGCAACTTTCAGCGCCTGTAAAGCCAATCGGTCACCGACTGTTTTCTTATTTAATGGATGAATGTCGCTCCACTCTCCTATATCAATAATTACAGCCAATCCTGTGTTCGGAACTTTCAGCGAAACCTGACGCTGCTGGTCTCTTAATTCTGCCCAATTGCTTTCAATAGGCTGCGCTTTTGGCTCCATAAAATTGGCTAATTGTACGGTGAAAAAAGGCATCTCTTTCTGATTCCATTTATTTCGCCAATCCAGAATCATTGTGGTCAGCAAATCGCCGTATTCTTTTGGTTTTCCGGTATTGCTTTCCCCTTGGTACCAAATTGCCCCTTTAATATTATAATTGATGATCGGATTAATCATTGCATTGTACAGCCCTGTAGGTTTCCAGCGGATAAAAGTAGTTCCGGGAGCCATTTTTCCCATTTTAGCACCGATTTTATATTTCCATTCGGTTTTTAAATCGATTTTATTTCCGTCAATTTCGAGGTAATAAGGTTTGTCTGCAATGAACTGTCCTTTTCCGCTCCCGTTGGTAATCCTTACAGCAATGACGTTTTTACCTTCTTTTAAAACTCCTGCCGGAATATCGTACCAACGCGGCGGATATTCATAGGTTACATTTCCTACTTTTACGCCGTTGATGTAGGTAACATCCGCATCTTTTATTCTTCCTAAATTTAAAAAAGCGGCTTTTCCTGCCTGATTTTTAGTTAAATTAATTTCTTTTCGGAACCAAACCGAGCCTTCGAAAGAACCCTCTTTATCTTCCCAAGAACCGGGAATATTCATTGTTTTCCAGTCAGAATCGTTTAGGTCGAAATTTTCCCAATGTTGGTTTAATCCGATATCGCTTTGGTCGAGCTCTGTGTACCAAGCTTTGCTCAAGGCCTGTTCGCTAGATTCGGTAGATTTTATCAAATCATCATTTTGCCATTTTTTGGCTTCGTCCAGATATTCAGGGTATTTTTTCAGAGAATTTTCATCCATCCACGCCTGAATCGGAGAACCACCCAAACTTGCGTGGATAATTCCAATGGCCACTTTATTTTTCTGACTTAATTCTTTAGCAAAAAAATAGGCAACTCCGGAAAAATTAAGAATCGTTTGTGGATTTGTAGCTTCCCATTTTCCGCCATCAAGCTCGGTCTGAGGTGACTTAAAATTATATTTTTGAGGAACTGTAAAAAACCTGATGTTCTGGTTATTTGCATTTTTAATTTCATCGGCGTAAAGCGGAGTCAGTCTGCGCATTGGCAATTCCATATTCGATTGTCCGGAAGCGAGCCAAACGTCACCAATCAGAATATCTTTCAATATAATTTCATTGATGGTCATCGTGTAAGGACCTCCGGCTTTCTGTTCGGGAAGTGAGATTTTCCAGTTTCCGGTTTGGTCAGCGGTGATTTTGTAATTTTTATTGAGGAATTTCACTTCCACTTTTTCTCCGGCATCGGCTTTTCCCCAGATATTTAATTTCTGGTTGCGCTGTAAAACCATTCCATCTGAAACCAGTGCCGGAAGTGTGATTTTGGCTTCAATGAACGAAATGCATAATGAGCCTACGAATAAAATTAATATTTTAAAAAAGATTCTATTTTTCATAGCAAGTTTGAATTCTGCAGTTTATTTTTAGTTTTTATCTGGCATTTGGGTCAGCAATCTTACCTCGATGATTTTCGGTGTAAGCGATTTTTCATTTGTATTAAATTTTACATTAAGAATCTCTTTCCTACTTTCAGATTCAGGAATCGGGATTAATAATGATTGTGGAGAGCCACCCATTTTTCCGTCGAAATTTTTAGAAATTGCTTTTTTTCCATTGATTTCTACATTTAAAGTTCTGTTATTGTTGGCATCAAAATAAATAAGATAAAGGTACTTTGCATTCTTATCTTTGTTTCTCATCTGATAGCTGAACCAACCTTTTGCCTCACGGAAATGGCGGTCCTCCATATAACCGGTGTTGGAATCTTTACTGTCGATGAAATGGTCGGATTCCGGCTGCTGTTCTCCTAACTGAATTTTATCAGTTGTGATGTTGTCCAGTTTTCTGATTTCCTCTTCTTCTTTGGCTTTTTGTTTCTGAATCATTTCGATTTTATCCTGATTCGCCTGCGGAAAATAAATAATATAACGTTCTTCCTGAATTTTATAAAACGGAACCAATTCTAATCCGTTACTGAACTTATTCTGAGGATACAAACCTTTTAATCTGAAAGTCAAATCCTTATCATTCACCGTTTCCAAATGGCTTAAAACCGAATCTGAACTTCCCAAAATGGCAGGAATTTCATTCAAAGGAATTTGTGGTCCGTGCGCGATATGTCCGCCTCTGCTGTCATCAGCGAAAAGTCCGTCCTGATTTTCTTTTCCGTATCTCGCAGCCAAAACAATCGGGCCATATTTAAACGCAAAATAGTCCGAATGATCAGGAAGCTGCTCTGCGGAAAGATGCATCGGCATTTTCATTTCGATAACATCTCCTTTTTTCCATTTTTTATTAATGGTAAAATAGCCTTCGGCATCAACCGGAACATTGATATTTTTACCATTGATTGAAATTGTAATTTCAGAAGCATTTGCCCATTCAGGAGATCTTAATTTTAAATTTATATTTGATTTCGGAGCAACATCAAAAACTAATTTTGTCGATGGATTTTCAGGGAAATTATTTTCCTGTCTCAAAACCAATTTCTTTTCAGACCACTTTAAAATGGAAGGAATAAATAGATTCACGTATAAATCTTCATCAGAATAAGCATAAATCATTTCACCGTATTTGGCGTGATTTTCCATTCCCGAACCTACGCAGCACCAAAAGCTGGTTTCCGGCTGGGAATAAACCCTGTAATGGCCGGGACGCATCGGCGTGAAATAGACAAAACCGCCTTTTTCGGGATTTTGGGTGGAAAGAATATGATTGTACAAAGCTCTTTCGTAATAATCTACGTAAGATGATTTTGGATTTGTCACATACAATTCTTTGGAAAGTTTCAGCATATTATACGTATTGCAGGTTTCGGGACCTTCGATACTTTTAATCATTCCGCTGAAATCATTGATGGGATTGAAATGCTCGCTCACACTGTTTCCTCCGATAATCGCTGATCTTTTTTGCGTGACATTCGTCCAGAAAAAATCGGCAGCATTGCTCCATTCTTTATTATTTTCTAAATCTGCAATTCTTTTGAAACCAATCACTTTCGGAATCTGTGTATTAGCGTGGATTCCTGTGAGTTTGTCTTCACCATTCAGCAATGGGTTTAAAATGGCGAGATGTGAAAAACGATGGGCAAGCTTGAGGTATTTCGGATTTTTTGTGATGTCGTAAACGTCGGCAAAAACTTCATTCAGACCGCCGTGCTCGCTGCGCAACATATCCTGAATCTGTTCATCGGAAAGTCCGGAAACTTCATCAGCCATCCAATCCGTGAGTTTTATCAGCATTTTTTTTGCTTTCTCACTATCTGCATACCAATAGGCATCGCGCAAACCTGAATAAATCTTATGAATATTATATAAAGGAACCCAACGGTCGTTCAAACCGAAAGTTGCAGCACGAATGTTTCCATCGGCAATTTCCTTCCAGATTTTTTTACCGTTCGGAACACCTGAAAGATAACCGTTTTCTGAAAGATTCTGGCAACGTTCCAATTCATTAATCATATAATCCAAACGCTGCTTGACTTTTGGATCGCCTGTGGAAGCATACATTAACGCCAAAGCTGAAATGTAATGACCGCCGATATGACCGTCAAGCCCAGTATTTTCCCAATTGGGATAGTTTTCTTTTTTAGGTTTCAGTCCTGCTTCTTTTAGATAAGGTGCAAGAAGTCGGTCTGCATCCATCGAAAGGATATATTTTTCATCGGTCTGCATTGCCTTGCTGAAAACACTTTTGGACAGATGAACCTTGTTAAGCGGAAAGTAGCTAACATTTTTCTTTACCTGCCCAAAAGCAAGCGAAGTAAAGCTTAAAAATAATATCAGTGATTTTTTGTTCATTAATAAATGTCTATTCAACATTTTTAAAAATAAAAGAAAGAATCAATATGGCAAAGAATTTTGCAGAATAAGCCGATAGAATCAAAAAAAAGTATATTTTAAAGTCTTAGAAAAAAGCTAAAAACAGCAAAGACTTATCATAAAAATTAAGATTATTAAAAATCACGATAATCAGAACCATACGGCTAAATCGCTTGTATAAAAATGAATACGGAATACCGAGTGAAGGCGTCAGTAATTTATATAAATAACTTATCGTATTTTTAAGACTAAGCCTTGACTATAGTTTTTGGGTAAATTTAAAATGAAAGGAAACTTAATTTTAACATATTTTTAACGTTGAGTTCATCTGTTTTTAATGTTTTTAGTGAATAAAATGTAAGCTTCAGAGCTAATAATTGCTCCCAAAATATTAAGGTAAATGATGAAAATTGGATTTTTTAAAAATAAAAAATAAAATAAAGTGTATAAAATACATTTATGTGGTTTCAACTGTAAAATCAACGCCTAAAAGCATTAACTTTGCATAAAAATTATAATCGATGACACAAGACTATTCTCATTTTCCACGACATCTGGTAGCTGTTGACTGCATTATTTTCGGGTTCGATGGCGAAAATCTTAAAATCCTTCTGGTACAAAGGAATTTTGAACCGAAAATGGGAGAATGGTCATTAATGGGCGGTTTTATCGGGGACGAAGAAACCTCTGATGAAGCGGCACAGCGTGTCCTGAACACACTTACCGGACTGGAAAATATCTATCTTGAACAGCTTAATTCCTACACTCAAATCGACCGTGAACCGACGGCGAGAATTATGTCGATTTCATATTATGCACTGATCAATATTGAAAAAAATATTCAGATCAATGAAAAATATAGCGCAAAATGGTTTGACCTGCAGGATTTTCCGACCTTAATTTTCGACCATAATGAAATGGTGAAAGATGCGGTTCTGAGGCTGAGAAGAAGAGCATCTACAAGACCTATCGGTTTTGAGCTTCTGCCGGAAAAATTCACGATGAAAGATCTGCAGACTTTATACGAAGCCATCTTCAACGAACAGTATGACAAGCGGAATTTCATCAGCAAAATCAATGCGCTGGATATTCTTGTGAAAACGGAAGGAAAAGATATGAGTTCGTCTAAAAAAGGTTCTTTTCTTTACACTTTTGACGAAGAAAAATACAATAAGAAAATTGCGGAAGGATTTATGTTTAAGATTTAAACTTAAAAACTTCCTGTAAACTTCACTTTGATTCCCAGCTGGAAATTAGCAATGGTTTTAAAAATTTCGATTAAAGTGACACGCTCTATTTTGGTAAGTTTACTGATTTCGATATAATTATCAGGATGCTTTTTATCAATATTGATCTGGTTTGCCTGATTTTTTAGCCGAAGTGCCATCAGATAATAGTAAGACTGATGCATTTCATTGTATTGCTGTTGCGTGAAAACTCCTATTTCCGTCAGTTTTTTCATTCGTTCGCCGGTATTCTCTATTTCCAACTGGTTTTTCAACGCATACACACGGAGTAAATCTACAATTGGCGACATCGCAGTTTTGATATCAAAAACCTCTGATTTCCCGATGGTCTGGGTTTTAATTCTTTTGAGAAAAGTCAAAGGCGGTTCGTACTGTAGAGCATTTTTAGCAATATGAGCAAAAAACAGCTGATTGGGCGAAACCAATTTTTCCTTAATAAAGGTTTTCAGTTCTTTCACAATATTTTCTTCACCATAAATAAAACGGAAATCGAAAAAAGTGGAAAGCTTCATTGCGGTTTCCGGCACCGATTCTTCGATCCATTGGTTGTAATTTCTTTTCCAGTGAGAAAGAGAATGAGTCCATTTGGGATTGCTTGCCATAAAATTTCCTTTGCAGTATTCAAACCCAATAGTATTGAGATCATCCGAAACTTTTTTGGCAAAATCCAGAAAATATTCCCTTACCATTTCACGGTGTTCATTGGCTTTATCCTCGTAGATAATTCCGTTGTCCTGGTCTGTGCTTAGAGTCTGTTCTTTCCGGCCTTCGCTCCCGGTCACGATAAACGCAAATTTTGCAGGAGGTTTTCCTATCTGCCTGATAACTTTTTCTATTACTTTTCCTGTTATTGTATCAGCAATTGTTGTGATGACCTGACTGGCAATCTCCCCGTGCACTCCCCTTCCCAATAATTGAGTAATAATATCCGGAACCTGTTTCCATTTTTTCTTAAGTTCTTCTACACTTTCAGCCTGTTTTACAGATTGTATAAAAACAAGCGGACTCTGCCCTTGCTCGCTCAACAGGCGATTTCTGCTCAGAAAACCTACATACTCGCCATTATCTTTTACAAGAAGATATCTTGATTTAGTTTTAAACATCATCAGAACCGCTTCATAAAGATAAGCGTCGATTGAAATACTTACAATGGGATTATCCATCACCTCATAAATTGCAATTCTGGAATCCAGGCAGCGGGCAATAACATTATCTCGCAAGGTAATATCTGTCGCATAGCCGATAATTTCCTCATTTGCTGATTTTTTCACAAAGATGCAGCTTACTTTATGAGTTGCCATCATTTGAGCCGCCTCAAAAACAGGAGTATTTTCTTCGCAGGAAACGATACTTTTGTAGGTAATTCCTTTTATTTTTCTGGAATAAAGCTGGTCGGCCGCAAAATAACTTTCTTCAAACGTTGCAGGGGTTTTCACAAAATGAGAAAATTCTTCATCCAGCATTTTTTTGCCGAAATCTGATGTAAAATAGTGGAAAAAGTCTTCATACGCGTTACACAGCTCGTAGAATTCCTTTTTTGGCAATGTATAAACAACAGTTCCCTTTTTGGCAATCGCCGATTTCAATGCACGTATTCTGTTCAGAACCACAGATATTCCCCCAAAACAATAAGGCGAATCGTGTATCGAAATACATCTTTTGTTTTCCGCTGCATCGAAAAAAAATGTTTCGTATTCTCCGGATTCAATAATGTCTACCCCTCTCATTTCCGTCACTTCCTGACGATAGACCAACGTATCTTTAGAAAATTCCGTTTTTGTGAGCGTTTCTGAGATTTCTGCAAGAACGGTTTCGGGTAAAAGGTGAAAAGGTTCTGTTATTTTTAAAAGTGAAATAATTTTTTCCTGCATCATAGTTATTTCATTTTATGGGTTAAAAACTTTAAACCGGATTCGATTTTCTGATGAATATTCTGAAAGTCAGCTTCTGAAATCTCTCCCCTTTTCCGGATTTCAAAAAAACATTTTGCAGTTATTTCTGCATCGATCATCGCATTGTGGAGATGTTCCATTTTTTCATTAAAAAGAAACTCGTAAAGCTGAGGCAGTTTAAAATAATCAGCTTCCGGATTAACAGCATACCCTTTACTTTTAAGCATTGTGCAGTAGAAATGACTATGCAGAAAAGGATTTTCCAGGTTTGCCCTGTAAAAATCGGCGCTTAGTGTGTGAATATCAAACTCTGTAAAATGTCCCGTAATCAATGGTTGAAATTCTTTTATATCCGTTGAAAGCTTTTCTAAAACCAACGTTCTTTCCTGTCCGTTTTTACTTAAGAATTCTTTGGTAATACCGTGGATTTTCAATGACTTCGAACTGATTTTCAAATCCTCATTAAAAATATAAAAATTTTCACGTTTAACTTCCTGGGCATTTTCGTCATAAATAACCCAGGCCACCTGAACTGCGGAAGGCCAATTATCTTTCTCAGAATAAGGCAGACTCCATCGTTTCGGGATTCCCGTAGTTTCGGTATCGATGAAAAGAAAATAGGTTTTCAAAATACAATCAAAATTATAAAAAAATAAAAAAGGATGCCTCAAATGACATCTTTTTTATAATACCTTAAAATTTACCAAAATCTCACGTAAAGTGCAGTTAATAAAAGTAACGTTACAACAATTAAAACCAATGTTCTGTTATCCACTTTGAACATTGATGCATCGATTGCAAATGCTTTCGGGTTCACTTTCGGTCCTACAAGACTTATCAGGATCATTGCTACAATCGTGAAAAAGAATGACCAGCCCATATTAATCAGGAACGGAATTTCAGTAATGGTATGAACTACACCATTTTCCAGTTTTTCATAAGTAAAAGCTGTGTATAGCCAAGTTTCTTTTCCGAAAATTTCCACAGCAAAACTATTGAAGAAAATTGCCAGAACAAATCCTAAAATTACGCCTACCAAAGCTGCAGTTCCGGTTGTTCTTTTCCAGAACATTCCTAAAAGGAACATCGCAAAAACGCCCGGACTGATAAATCCTGTATATTTCTGAATGAAAGTAAATCCACCTTCACCACCGATACCTAAAACATCTGTCCAGGTAAATGCCAAAGCTACAAACATTGCAATAATAATCGCCCATCTTCCGGTTCTTACCATTTGAATTTCCGTCGCATCAGCCTTCAAATATTTTTTATAAATATCTAATGTGAAAATCGTTGAGATACTGTTTACTTTTCCTGCCAGTGAAGCAACGATTGCTGCCGTCAAAGCTGCTACAGCAAGACCTTTCAGACCAACCGGTAAAAAACCTAATATTGCAGAATATGCTCCGTCTTTCACTCCGTTAAAACCAGGTAAGTGACCTTTCGTATACAAAACGTAAGCCGCAATTCCCGGAAGCATTACGATAATCGGCATAAATAATTTAAGGAATCCTGCGAATAAAATCCCAGTTCTCGCTGTTTTCAAATCAGCTCCCAGAGCTCTTTGTGTGATGTACTGGTTACAACCCCAATAATTTAAATTAACAATCCACTGTCCTGCAAAATACATTGCTAAGCCCGGAAGGACAACATATTTCTGAACGTCCAAATTTTCAGGCATTGCTAAAGTTGTCGTTGTTTTAACCGGTTTTTCAAGCATTAATTTGAAATGTTGTGGTGCTTCGTTCATCAAGGTCTGAAAACCTGTCAAAGCATTTCCTACAGCCGCTCCGTTGATTCTCTGGTCAACAATCTGAAGTGCCATATAAACCGTAGCAAAACCTCCGATAATTAAAACCGCCACCTGAATTACGTCGGTGTAACCGATTACTTTCATTCCGCCAAGACCGATTAATAATGCCATTAAAAGCAATCCAATCATAATGATATGAAGATGACCGCCGCCCAACAGCGTATCAATAGCCAAAGCTCCTAAATAAAGAATGGAAGTAAGGTTGACAATCACATATAAAAACAGCCAGAACACCGCCATAATCAGGGAAACCGATTTGTTGTAACGGGTTTCCAAAAATTGCGGCATCGTATAAATTTTGTTTTTAAGATAAATCGGAATGAACCAAATGGCAATAATGATGAGCGCCAATGCTGCAATCCATTCATAAGCTGCCACTGCTACGCCGACGAAAAACCCTTCACCGGACATCCCGATGAACTGTTCTGCCGAAATGTTGGAAGCAATCAAACTCGCTCCAATCGCCCACCAGGTTAGTGAACCTTCCGCAAGGAAATAATCTTTACTGCCTGTTGCTGCTGATTTTTTTTTGTTATAAATCCAGATTCCGTAACCGGCTACCACCACAAAATAAATCAGAAATATAATGATATCAATAGTTGCTAAATTTCCCATACTTTATTGTTTAACTGAGAATTTGTAAATTGTTTTCGACTGGTATTTTTGTCCCGGCTTCAGTTCTGTAGAAGGGAAAGAAGTCTGGTTTGGTGAATCCGGAAAATGTTGTGTTTCCAAGCAAAAACCTGTTCTGAATTCATTTTTTCCGCCTGTCTTTGTATCAAATTTTCCATCCAAAAAGTTTCCGGAATAGAACTGGACGCCCGGTTCATCCGTCAAAACTTCCATTACTCTCCCCGATTCCGGGTGGTAAACTTTGGCAATGCTTCTCAATCCGCTTCCGTTCAGAATCCAGTTGTGGTCGTAACCTTTTCCTTTTTTCAGTTGGTCGTCATCAGCATTGATGTCTCTTCCAATAGCTTTTGAAACTGTGAAATCGAATGCACTTCCTTTCACGGCTTTTTGTTCACCTGTAGGAATCAAAGTTTCATTTACCGGTAAAAATTTATCTGCATTAATCTGCAATTCGTGGTCAAGAATGGTTTTTGAAAAATTCCCTGAAAGATTGAAATACGAATGCTGAGTCAAATTCACCACAGTCGGTTTATCGGTTTCCGCTTCGTAAAAAATTTCCAAAGCGTTGTCGTCCGTCAAAGTATACAAAACCGTTGTCGTTAATTTTCCAGGATAGCCTTCTTCACCGTCTGCGCTGGTGTAAGTCAGTTTCAAGGTTGGGAACTTGGCATCTTTCACCGATTCGATATTCCAGAATTTGGTATGGAATCCTTCTTTTCCGCCGTGAAGACTGTTCAGACCGTCGTTTTTGTCGATGTCATACGATTTACCTTCCAAAGTGAATTTGGCATTGGCAATTCTGTTTCCGTAACGACCAATTAATGCTCCAAAATAGTAAGGATTTCCGTTAAAATAATCTTCAGGTTTGGTAAATCCTAAAACAACATCTTCGTATTTTCCGTTTTTATCGGGAGCAGTAAGTGAAGTGATAATTCCACCGAAGTTAATGACTTCCACCTTCATCCCGTTTTTGTTGGTTAAAGTGTATTTTTTGATAGAATCCCCCTTTGATGTGACTCCGTAATCTGAAACCTGTATGTTTTCCATTGTTTCCGGTTGAGTTTTTGATTGATTTTCTTTTTTATTGCACCCGAAAATACATAAAACGGCAAAAAGAATTATCAAGTTTATACTTGTTTTTCTCATTTTTTAGAAGTTTTGCAAGTTTAACGATAATATATTTCATTCCAGCGAAGAGTGTTCTTAAAATCACGGATTTTTGTATCTTCATCAATAACAAGCGATTCGATACCTGCAATCTCCGCAAAATCTTCCAATTGTTCCACGCTGATATTCTCACTGTAACACGTGTGATGCGCTCCACCTGCCAAAATCCAGACTTCAGCTGCCGTGTACAGGTCAGGAAGCGGTTTCCAAAGAACTCTCGCAACAGGAAGTTTTGGCAATTCTTCGGTAATTTCCAACGCTTTTGTTTTATTGATTAAAAGTCTGAAATGATTTCCGAAATCCATCAAAGCGGCATTTAAAGAATCGATATTTCCTCTTGAATTGAAAACCAAACGAACCGGATCAGCTTTTCCGCCAATTCCCAATGGATGAATTTCACAAGATGGTTTGTCAATCGCCAAAACAGGGTCAACTTCCAACATATGCGAACCTAAAATCGAAGGATTTGAAGGATTTAAATGATATGTATAATCTTCCATAAAGGCATTTCCGCCTTCAAGGCCTTGTCCCATCGTTTTCATCGCACGAACCAAAGCGGCAG
Protein-coding sequences here:
- a CDS encoding MFS transporter gives rise to the protein MNNSSQKISVVEKIGYSLGDLAANLVFQTLVTYLAYFYTDIYGLKPEDASIITLTVGLLAGFVFNPMVGALADRTRTKWGKFRPWILLTAIPLGAAALFAFSTPDFSYKGKMIYAAVTYSVLLLLYAANNLPYAALSGVITGDMSERNSISSYRFVAVMFAQFFVQVFMLPIILSAGHGDKAAGIEVVMTWLAIIGTVMLLITFLTTKERVIPKPEQESTLGADLKDLKKNKPWIIMLTVTALIFITLAMKGGSYVYYFNNYVDETSLQQFISPITNFFNSIGMNFFGEDPRSAGFGLFNAGGIIMMIVGITFSKKFADKYGKRDAFIASLFISTLFVLAFIFYPPKSVGLMFLSQILHGFFYGTGTPLLWAMIADVADYSEWKNNRRATAIIFSAMMVGLKVGLSIGSSLVALIIGKYGYISSEGTVNVIQPETVSTGAKMLVSVFPSIPFFLACGLLMFYEINKKKEIEIEHDLKERRKAKD
- a CDS encoding sialate O-acetylesterase, which gives rise to MKNRIFFKILILFVGSLCISFIEAKITLPALVSDGMVLQRNQKLNIWGKADAGEKVEVKFLNKNYKITADQTGNWKISLPEQKAGGPYTMTINEIILKDILIGDVWLASGQSNMELPMRRLTPLYADEIKNANNQNIRFFTVPQKYNFKSPQTELDGGKWEATNPQTILNFSGVAYFFAKELSQKNKVAIGIIHASLGGSPIQAWMDENSLKKYPEYLDEAKKWQNDDLIKSTESSEQALSKAWYTELDQSDIGLNQHWENFDLNDSDWKTMNIPGSWEDKEGSFEGSVWFRKEINLTKNQAGKAAFLNLGRIKDADVTYINGVKVGNVTYEYPPRWYDIPAGVLKEGKNVIAVRITNGSGKGQFIADKPYYLEIDGNKIDLKTEWKYKIGAKMGKMAPGTTFIRWKPTGLYNAMINPIINYNIKGAIWYQGESNTGKPKEYGDLLTTMILDWRNKWNQKEMPFFTVQLANFMEPKAQPIESNWAELRDQQRQVSLKVPNTGLAVIIDIGEWSDIHPLNKKTVGDRLALQALKVADKKNIIADGPIYQSMKVEGNKIILSFKNGTDDFAPVSELKGFAIKGKDGKYEWAKAKMEGNKIIVWNETISNPVSVRYDWADNPDGNLKNKTGLPASPFTTE
- a CDS encoding glycoside hydrolase family 127 protein, with amino-acid sequence MNKKSLILFLSFTSLAFGQVKKNVSYFPLNKVHLSKSVFSKAMQTDEKYILSMDADRLLAPYLKEAGLKPKKENYPNWENTGLDGHIGGHYISALALMYASTGDPKVKQRLDYMINELERCQNLSENGYLSGVPNGKKIWKEIADGNIRAATFGLNDRWVPLYNIHKIYSGLRDAYWYADSEKAKKMLIKLTDWMADEVSGLSDEQIQDMLRSEHGGLNEVFADVYDITKNPKYLKLAHRFSHLAILNPLLNGEDKLTGIHANTQIPKVIGFKRIADLENNKEWSNAADFFWTNVTQKRSAIIGGNSVSEHFNPINDFSGMIKSIEGPETCNTYNMLKLSKELYVTNPKSSYVDYYERALYNHILSTQNPEKGGFVYFTPMRPGHYRVYSQPETSFWCCVGSGMENHAKYGEMIYAYSDEDLYVNLFIPSILKWSEKKLVLRQENNFPENPSTKLVFDVAPKSNINLKLRSPEWANASEITISINGKNINVPVDAEGYFTINKKWKKGDVIEMKMPMHLSAEQLPDHSDYFAFKYGPIVLAARYGKENQDGLFADDSRGGHIAHGPQIPLNEIPAILGSSDSVLSHLETVNDKDLTFRLKGLYPQNKFSNGLELVPFYKIQEERYIIYFPQANQDKIEMIQKQKAKEEEEIRKLDNITTDKIQLGEQQPESDHFIDSKDSNTGYMEDRHFREAKGWFSYQMRNKDKNAKYLYLIYFDANNNRTLNVEINGKKAISKNFDGKMGGSPQSLLIPIPESESRKEILNVKFNTNEKSLTPKIIEVRLLTQMPDKN
- a CDS encoding NUDIX hydrolase produces the protein MTQDYSHFPRHLVAVDCIIFGFDGENLKILLVQRNFEPKMGEWSLMGGFIGDEETSDEAAQRVLNTLTGLENIYLEQLNSYTQIDREPTARIMSISYYALINIEKNIQINEKYSAKWFDLQDFPTLIFDHNEMVKDAVLRLRRRASTRPIGFELLPEKFTMKDLQTLYEAIFNEQYDKRNFISKINALDILVKTEGKDMSSSKKGSFLYTFDEEKYNKKIAEGFMFKI